A region of the Nostoc sphaeroides genome:
TCAGTTAATTCTGGCTCGGAGTCAGAATTAACTGATTCATCAACCGCTTTAGATGATGATTCATTACTCGAACTATTCTCATTTGTTGTTGTTGCTTTTTTATGAAAAATCTTCAGACCACTGGCCGCCAGCTCTACCCCATGACCTTTAAACACATCAGAAACATCGTCATAAGAGTAGCCAGCGTCCAACATATCTTGAATAGGTTTAGCCAAACTGAGGACTAAATCTGACAGGCTGATAGTTTTAGGTGTCGCGGCTTTCTGTTTAAGACTGGTTTGAATATCTTCGATTTTTGATAAAGGGACAGCTTTTGGTTTGCGCGACATATTCAGCACTAGTAATAAATTATTCCATTGTAAAAAAATTGTGGTCAAAAAAAGTTTAAGTTTCTTGTCGTGATGTGACGAATATCAACAGAAAAAGGTTTGTATCCTCGTGAGGTAGACTAGTCTAAAAAAGCAGTTACCTATGAATCAACATTCTTCGTATCACTAGTATGGCCAGCATTGCCCAATAGACCCTGCTCTCGGTTACACCGAAGTGATTGCACAGAGTCAATCGTGGTTCGCCAAAGTCTCGTACTCCCCCAGCCTCCCGTTGTGCCCCTTGGTTCTGGTTCCCTGTGTCCTGTCGTGGGGGCATAGGCAAGCAATACGCCGTAACGCACTACGTGCTACTTTTACCTTCGGTAAAAGCGGCGTGGTTGCTTGTTGGGGGTATCCCCCAAACCCCCTTTTTACAGGTCTATTAAAGGGGGAAATGAGTCAACAAGAGGTTCCGGGTTATTCGCCTACCTGCTCGGCGCAAAGCGCCGTAGCAGCTACAGCGAATAACCCGGTAAAAAATAAATATTTAAAGAGCTAAACGCTTAATTAGTTATGCAGCCAGACCCCCGTACCAATCTCAGTAATCAACTAGCTGACACATTAACCAATCGGTCAGTAGCACCAGATGAAAAGCGAGAAGTAACCATCACCTTTAGGGCTAGCTATGCCGAGAAAGCTAGACTAGAACAACGGTGCAGTGGAGTGGTGCAAAGCGACTATATTAGAGCGAGATTATTTGATTACCCTCTACCACATCCTAAGTTAGTCATTCCCGAAGTTAACCGACAGGCTATCTATGAGCTAAAGAAGATTGGTACCAACCTGAATCAGCAGACTAAGGCTATTAATGAAGCTGTGAAAATTGGTAGCCAACCCCTGAGTAATGAAGTGAAATCATATCTAAAAACTCTTGAAGAACTGACAGCCCTTTTAGAACAGACTCGCCAATCACTCACTCAAGCATCGGTAGAGGGGTAGCCCAATGATTACCAAAGTCAAGGCTAATAAATCATTTTGTGGCACTACTAAATATGTGCTTGAGAAAGAAAAAGCCAAAATTATTGGTGGGAATATGTACGGAAAAAGTACCAATGAACTGGTAGAGCAGTTTACCCTATCAGCCCACCTTAACCCCCAACTTAAAGACCCCTGCTATCACTTAATGGTGTCAGTTCCTAAAACAGATGGCGCTCTCATTGATGAACAATTGGCTAAGATGTCTGAGCGGCACTTCGCCACTGTTATTGTACTGTCACGCTTAAAAGGTGATGAAGCTCAAGTTAAACAGCCA
Encoded here:
- a CDS encoding plasmid mobilization protein, with amino-acid sequence MQPDPRTNLSNQLADTLTNRSVAPDEKREVTITFRASYAEKARLEQRCSGVVQSDYIRARLFDYPLPHPKLVIPEVNRQAIYELKKIGTNLNQQTKAINEAVKIGSQPLSNEVKSYLKTLEELTALLEQTRQSLTQASVEG